The following are from one region of the Arachis duranensis cultivar V14167 chromosome 10, aradu.V14167.gnm2.J7QH, whole genome shotgun sequence genome:
- the LOC107468815 gene encoding 3-hydroxyisobutyryl-CoA hydrolase-like protein 5, translating to MAPTASSPDEQVVIGEEMDHVRLITLNRPKQLNAISPELVSLLASYLEKWEIDDKAELIIIKGAGRAFCAGGDLRVFYDGKKKKDSCLEVVYRYYWLCYHIETYKKTQVALVHGISMGGGAALMVPMKFSVVTEKTVFATPEASFGFHTDCGFSYRHSRLPGHLGEFLALTGARLNGKELVAAGLATHFVSSEKIVELEKRLISLNSGDENAVRSVIEEFSSEVKPDEDSILNKQSVIDECFSKNSIEEIIKSLEAEAQKEGNEWIATALKGMKRTSPTALKIVLRSVREGRNETLSECLKREFRLTMNILRSTISEDMYEGIRALTVDKDNAPKWDPPSLDKVDDEKLDLVFQPFEKNLELQIPESEACRWAGKYENSAYAVPN from the exons ATGGCACCTACAGCTTCATCACCAGATGAACAG GTTGTTATTGGAGAAGAGATGGATCATGTAAGGTTGATCACTTTGAACCGACCTAAGCAATTGAATGCTATCTCACCTGAACTG GTTTCTCTGCTGGCATCATATTTGGAAAAGTGGGAGATAGATGACAAAGCAGAACTAATCATCATAAAG GGTGCTGGTAGGGCTTTTTGTGCCGGAGGTGATTTGAGAGTATTctatgatggcaagaaaaaga AGGATTCATGCCTTGAAGTGGTCTATAGATATTATTGGCTTTGCTATCACATTGAGACCTACAAGAAAACCCAG GTTGCTCTTGTTCATGGAATTTCAATGGGTGGAGGTGCAGCTTTGATGGTCCCTATGAAATTCTCAGTTGTTACTGAAAAAACT GTTTTTGCCACTCCTGAAGCAAGTTTTGGATTTCATACTGATTGTGGTTTCTCTTACCGCCATTCTCGCTTACCGGGTCATTTAG GTGAATTCTTGGCACTCACTGGAGCACGGTTGAATGGGAAGGAATTAGTTGCAGCAGGATTGGCAACTCATTTTGTCTCTTCTGAG AAAATTGTGGAACTTGAGAAGCGCCTGATTAGCCTAAATTCCGGTGATGAGAATGCTGTAAGATCAGTGATTGAAGAATTTTCTTCAGAAGTCAAACCTGATGAAGACAGTATCTTAAACAA GCAGTCAGTAATTGATGAATGCTTCTCTAAAAATTCCattgaagaaataataaaatctttG GAAGCTGAAGCACAAAAAGAAGGAAATGAATGGATAGCTACAGCTTTGAAAGGAATGAAAAGAACATCACCGACCGCATTGAAAATAGTATTAAGATCG GTTCGCGAAGGAAGGAATGAAACACTGTCTGAATGTCTAAAAAGGGAATTTAGATTAACAATGAATATACTAAGAAGCACAATATCTGAGGATATGTATGAG GGTATTAGAGCTCTCACAGTAGATAAGGATAATGCTCCAAAG TGGGATCCTCCGTCCCTAGACAAAGTAGATGATGAAAAGTTGGACTTGGTTTTCCAACCATTTGAAAAGAATTTGGAGTTGCAGATTCCAGAAAGTGAGGCGTGCAG GTGGGCCGGTAAATATGAGAATTCAGCTTATGCGGTTCCAAATTGA